From the genome of Streptomyces sp. V2I9:
TGCAGGACTCCCTGATCACGATCCTGTCCGAGAAGACCCTCCCCGTCCCCGAGCTGGGCCAGGAGGTGCAGGCCGTCCGGGGGTTCAACCTCATCGCCACGGCCAACGACCGGGACCGGGGCGTCAACGAGCTGTCCAGCGCGCTGCGCCGCCGGTTCAACACCGTCGTGCTGCCCCTGCCCGCGACGCCGGACGACGAGGTCGGCATCGTGTCCCGGCGCGTCGACCAGATCGGCCGGGCGCTCGACCTCCCGGCCGCGCCGGAGGGCCTGGCCGAGATCCGCCGCGTGGTGACGGTCTTCCGCGAGCTGCGCGACGGGATGACCGCCGACGGGCGCACCAAGCTCAAGTCCCCCTCCGGCACGCTCTCCACCGCCGAGGCGATCTCCGTCGTCACGAGCGGCCTCGCACTCGCCGCCCACTTCGGCGACGGCGTGCTGCGCCCCGGCGACGTCGCGGCCGGCATCCTCGGCGCGGTCGTCCGGGACCCGGCGGCGGACCGGGTGGTCTGGCAGGAGTACCTGGAGACGGTGGTCCGCGAGCGGGACGGCTGGAAGGACTTCTACCGCGCCTGCCGCGAGGTATCCGCATGACGACGCCCGCAGGACCGGCCACGTCCGCCTCGTTCGCCGGACCGGCCGCGTCCGTCCCGCCCGCCGGACCGGCCGCGTCCGCGGTCCCCGCCGGGCCGTGGCTCCTGGGGGTGCGGCACCACGGTCCCGGCTCGGCCCGAGCGGTCCTCGCCGCGCTCGCGGCGGCCCGCCCCGCCGCCGTCCTCATCGAGGGGCCGCCCGAGGGCGACGCGCTGCTGCCCCTGGCCGCCGACCCGGCGATGCGGCCGCCCGTCGCCCTCCTCGCGCACGCCGTGGACGATCCGGGGCGCGCCTCCTTCTGGCCGATGGCCGCGTTCTCGCCCGAGTGGGTGGCCATCCGCTGGGCCCTCGACCACGAGGTCCCGGTCCGTTTCATCGACCTCCCCGCCGCGAACTCCCTCGCGCTCACGGCGCCCGCGCCCCGGGCCCCCGCACCCGGAGCCGAGGACGGCCCGGCACCGGGGGAGTCGCCCGAGGACGAGGTCACACCGGTCGTGGACCCGATCCGGGTGCTCGCCGAGACCGCCGGGTACGACGATCCCGAGCGCTGGTGGGAAGACGTCGTCGAACACCGCTCCCCGGTCGGCGGCAACGGCTCCGGCAACCGCTCCGCCCCCGGTCACGACGGAGGAGCGGCGGACGGGAGCGACCCGAGCGGCGCGCTCGCGCCGTTCGCCGCGCTGGAGGAGGCCATGAGCGCTCTCCGCGAGGCGTACGGCGACGGCGGGCAGCCCCACGACGCCGTGCGCGAGGCGTACATGCGGATCCACCTGCGTACCGCACGCAAGGAGTTCGGGGACGCCGTCGCCGTCGTCTGCGGCGCCTGGCACGTGCCCGCCCTCGCCGCCCGCACCACCCTCGCCGCCGACCGCGCCCTGCTGAAGGGACTCCCCAAGGTCAGGACGGACCTGACCTGGGTGCCGTGGACCCACCGCCGCCTCGCCCGGCACAGCGGTTACGGGGCCGGGATCGACGCGCCCGGCTGGTACGGGCACCTCTTCGCGGCCGCGGACCGGCCGGTCGAGCGCTGGATGACCAAGGTCGCCGGACTGCTGCGCGAGGAGGACCGGCCCGTCTCCACCGCCCACGTCATCGAGGCCGTCCGGCTCGCGGAGACCCTCGCCGCCCTCCGGGGACGGCCGCTGGCCGGGCTGGGGGAGACCACCGACGCCGTGCGGGCCGTCATGTGCGAGGGGTCCGATGTCCCTCTCGCCCTCGTCCGGGACCGGCTGATCGTCGGCGACGCCCTCGGGGAGGTCCCGGACTCCGCCCCGGCCGTCCCGCTGCAACGGGACCTGACCCGCAGCGCGCGCACGCTGAGGCTCAAGCCGGAGGCGTCGGAACGCGATCTCGACCTCGACCTGCGCAAGGAGAACGACGCCGCGCGCAGCCGCCTCCTGCACCGGCTGCGCCTCCTCGACGTCCCCTGGGGCGACCCGGTCGCCGGGCGGGGCGGCACCGGCACCTTCCGGGAGAGCTGGCGGCTGAGCTGGGAACCGGAGCTGTCCGTCCGGGTCGCGGAGGCGGGCGTGTGGGGCACCACCGTCCTCACCGCCGCCACCGCGAAGGCCGAGTCCCGGGCCGGGGCGGCGACAGCGCTGGCCGACGTCACCGCCCTCGCCGAACACTGCCTCCTGGCTGATCTGCCCGACGCGCTGCCCGTCGTGATGCAGGCCCTCGCCGACCGGGCCGCGCTCGACGCGGACGTCGGCCACCTCGCGGACGCGCTGCCCGCCCTGGCCCGCTCCCTGCGGTACGGAGATGTGCGCTCCACCGACACGGCGGCGCTCGCGGAGGTCGCCGCCGGAATCGCCGAGCGGATCTGCGTCGGCCTGCCGCCCGCCTGCGCCGGCCTCGACGCGGACGGGGCCGAGGCGCTGCGCCGCCGGGTGGAGGCCGTGCACGGCGCGATCGGGCTGCTGGCGGCCGGCGCGGCCCCCGTCGCGGGACTCCGGGAGCGCTGGGACGCCGTGCTGCACAAGCTGGCGGCCCGCGACACGGTCGCCGGGGTCATCCGGGGCCGGGCCGCCCGGCTGCTCCTGGACGAGGGAAGGCTGGCGGAGGACGAGGCCGGCCGGCTGATGGGCCGGGCCCTCTCCCCCGGCACCCCGCCCGCAGACGCCGCCGCCTGGGTCGAGGGGTTCGTCGGCGGAGCGTCGGGCGGCGGCATGCTGCTGGTCCACGACGAGCGGCTGCTCGCCCTCGTCGACGCCTGGCTGGCCGGCATCCCGGCCGACCGGTTCACGGACGTCCTGCCGCTGCTGCGCCGCACGTTCTCCGCGTACGAACCGGGCGTACGGCGCACCCTGGGCGAGCTGGTCCGGCGCGGGCCCGTCCCCGAGGGCGCCCGGCGGGACGGCGCCGGCCGCCCCACCGGAGGCTACGGACCCGGCCTCGACCGGGCCAGGGCCGACGCGGTGGAACCGGTGCTGCGCCTGCTGCTCGGCCACCCGGCCGAACCCGTGGAGGCGGTGCGATGACGACGACCACGAGGGCGTACCCGGACCCGACCGACCCGACGGGGGAGACGATGGAACCACCGATGCCCACGACCAGGCCGACGCCGACGGTCCGGCGGACGGCCACGACCCGGCCGACCCCCACGGCCCACCCGGCGGCCGCGGCCCGGGCCCCGGGCGGGACCGACGCCGAACGGCTGCGGCGGTGGCGCATGGTGCTCGGCGCGGACAGCGCCGAGAGCACGGGGCGCACCCTCACCGGCCAGGACGCGGCGATGGACGGTGCGTTGAACGCGCTGTACGGCGGGGGCGCCGACACGAAGCCCGGCGGCCGGGGCTCCGGCGGCCGGGCGGCGGGACTCGGCGCGTCGGCGCCCTCCGTGGCCCGCTGGCTCGGTGACATCCGGACGTACTTCCCCGGTTCCGTCGTCCAGGTGATGCAGCGCGACGCGATCGACCGGCTCGGCCTGGCGGCCCTGCTCCTGGAGCCGGAGATGCTGGAGGCGGTCGAACCGGACGTCCACCTCGTCGGCACCCTGCTCTCCCTCGGCAAGGCGATGCCGGAGACGACCAGGGAAACCGCGCGCGCCGTCGTCCGGAAGGTCGTCGAGGAGCTGGAGAAGCGGTGGGAGAGCCGTACCAGGGCCACCCTGTCCGGGGCCCTCGACCGTTCGGCGCGGATCAGCCGGCCGGGCCACCGCGCCATCGACTGGGACCGCACCATCCGGGCCAACCTCAAGAACTACCTGACCGTTCCGGGCCGGGACGGCGCGGCGGCGACGGGCACGGTCGTACCGGAACGCCTCATCGGCCACGGCCGTGCCGCCCGGTCAGTGAAGAAGGACATCATCCTGTGCATCGACCAGTCGGGCTCGATGGCCGCCTCGGTCGTCCACGCCTCGGTCTTCGGCGCGGTGCTCGCCTCCATGCGCACCCTCTCGACCCGGCTCGTCGTCTTCGACACGGCGGTCGTCGACCTCACGGACCAGCTCGACGACCCGGTCGACGTCCTCTTCGGCACCCAGCTCGGCGGCGGCACCGACATCAACCGGGCGCTCGCCTACTGCCAGTCCCGAATCACCCGGCCCGCCGACACCGTCGTCGTCCTCATCAGCGATCTCTACGAGGGAGGCATCCGCGACCAGATGCTGAAGCGGGTCGCCGCGATGAAGGCGTCCGGCGTGCAGTTCGTGACGCTGCTGGCCCTCTCCGATGAGGGCACGCCCGCGTACGACCATGAGCACGCCGCGGCGCTCGGCGCACTCGGCACGCCCGCCTTCGCCTGTACGCCGGACCTTTTTCCGGACGTCATGGCCGCCGCGATCGAGAAGCGGCCCCTGCCCCTACCGGACCGGGACACCCTTTCCTAGGTGCCTCACGACTTCGCGGGCGCCTCACGACGGGATCGTCGCCGCCCGGACGCCGCCGGGCCGAGGCGTCCGGGCGGCGTCCGGGGGAGCCGGAATCCGCGCCGTGGTCCGCCCTCGCGGCGCGTCCGTCCGACACCCTCTGTGACCGTTATCACCGCTCAGGTGGGATCTGCGATTTAGGGTCACACGGGGCACGGGGATAACCTGCCGGATGGACATGCCGCGTATTCGGACACCGTGTGCGCCTTCCTGGTGACAGAGCAGTCACGATGCCCTTCGCGGCACGCCCACGCAGAAGAACGAACCGCGATACCACTAAAAGGGACGGACGCGCGTGGACCTGTTCGAGTACCAGGCGAGGGACCTCTTCGCCAAGCACGGTGTACCGGTGCTGGCCGGTGAAGTCATCGACACGCCTGAGGCAGCCCGCGAGGCGACCGAGAAGCTGGGCGGCAAGTCTGTCGTCAAGGCGCAGGTGAAGGTCGGCGGCCGCGGCAAGGCCGGCGGCGTCAAGCTGGCGGCCGACCCCGACGAGGCGGTCGCCCGGGCGACCGACATCCTCGGCATGGACATCAAGGGCCACACGGTCCACAAGGTGATGATCGCCGAGCTGTCCCCGGAGATCGAGGCGGAGTACTACGTCTCGTACCTCCTCGACCGCACCAACCGCACCTTCCTGGCCATGGCCTCGGTGCAGGGCGGCATGGACATCGAGGAGGTCGCGGAGAAGACCCCCGAGGCCCTCGCGAAGGTCCCGGTCGACTCCAACTCCGGCGTGGACATCGCCAAGGCCCGCGAGATCGTGGCCCTGGCGAAGTTCCCGGCCGACGTGGCCGAGGGCGTCGCCGAGGCCATGGTGACCCTGTGGGACACCTTCGTCGCCGAGGACGCCCTCCTCGTCGAGGTCAACCCGCTGGTGAAGACCAAGGACGGTCGCATCCTGGCGCTGGACGGCAAGGTCTCGCTCGACGAGAACGCCGACTTCCGTCAGCCGGACCACGAGGCCCTCGAGGACAAGGACGCAGCCGACCCGCTCGAGGCTGCCGCCAAGGCCAAGAACCTCAACTACGTCAAGCTGGACGGCGAGGTCGGCATCATCGGCAACGGCGCCGGCCTGGTCATGTCGACCCTGGACGTCGTCGCGTACGCCGGTGAGAACCACGGCAACGTGAAGCCCGCCAACTTCCTCGACATCGGTGGCGGCGCCTCCGCCGAGGTCATGGCGAACGGCCTGGAGATCATCCTCGGCGACCCGGACGTCAAGTCCGTCTTCGTCAACGTCTTCGGCGGCATCACCGCCTGTGACGAGGTCGCCAACGGCATCGTGCAGGCGCTCGCGCTCCTGGAGTCCAAGGGCGAGAAGGTCGAGAAGCCGCTGGTCGTGCGTCTCGACGGCAACAACGCGGAGCTGGGTCGCAAGATCCTCTCCGACGCCAACCACCCGCTCGTTCAGCGCGTGGACACCATGGACGGCGCGGCCGACAAGGCCGCCGAGCTCGCCGCGGCTGCGAAGTAAGGGACGAGGGACTCCAACACCATGGCAATCTTCCTCACCAAGGACAGCAAGGTCATCGTCCAGGGGATGACCGGCGCCACGGGCATGAAGCACACCAAGCTCATGCTGGGCGACGGCACCAACATCGTCGGCGGTGTGAACCCCCGCAAGGCCGGTACGTCCGTCGACTTCGACGGCACCGAGGTCCCGGTCTTCGGCTCCGTCAAGGAGGCGATGGAGAAGACCGGCGCGAACGTGTCCGTCCTCTTCGTCCCGCCGGCCTTCTCGAAGGCCGCCGTCGTCGAGGCGATCGACGCCGAGATCCCGCTCGCGGTCGTCATCACCGAGGGCATCGCCGTTCACGACTCGGCCGCCTTCTGGGCGTACGCCAACGAGAAGGGCAACAAGACCCGGATCATCGGCCCGAACTGCCCCGGTCTCATCACGCCGGGCCAGTCCAACGCCGGCATCATTCCGGGCGACATCACCAAGCCCGGCCGCATCGGTCTCGTGTCCAAGTCCGGCACGCTGACCTACCAGATGATGTACGAGCTGCGTGACATCGGCTTCTCCTCCGCCGTCGGCATCGGTGGCGACCCGGTCATCGGCACCACGCACATCGACGCCCTCGCGGCGTTCGAGGCGGACCCGGAGACCGACCTCATCGTGATGATCGGCGAGATCGGCGGCGACGCCGAGGAGCGTGCCGCCGACTTCATCAAGGCGAACGTCACCAAGCCGGTCGTCGGCTACGTCGCGGGCTTCACCGCCCCGGAGGGCAAGACCATGGGCCACGCCGGCGCCATCGTCTCCGGCTCCTCGGGCACCGCCCAGGCGAAGAAGGAGGCCCTCGAGGCCGCCGGCGTCAAGGTCGGCAAGACGCCGACCGAGACCGCCAAGCTCGCGCGCGAGATCCTCGGCGCCTGAGCCCGGGCCCGGTTCCCGGGCGTGCTCGAACGGCGCGGGCCCGCACCCCTTCCTCCAGGGGTGCGGGCCCGCGCCGTTCGCGTACGTCGGCCGCCCGGCTCAGCGAGGCTCCGGAACCAGCCTCTCCGGCCCGTGCGCCATCTGCTCGCGCAGCGACTTCTGGAGCTCCAGGTCCTGGGGGGTGAGCTGCTGCGGGCCACCGCGCGGCGGTACGCCCCCGACCCGTTCGGCGGGGGCGATCGGCTGCTCGTAGTGGGTGGGCGCGGTGTGCAGGGTGAGCCCGGTCACGAGCATGAGCAGCGCGACGCCCGCGACGGCGGCCCTGGTCCACAGCCTGGCTCTGTTCTCTCCCCCGGCGCGCACGGCGTCGGCCGGTCGCGGTACGGGGACGTCCTCGGCGCGGGCGAGACCGCCGAGGCGGTCGTGCAGCAGGGCCGACTGCTCGGCGGGCGACCCCGCCCCGGCCAGCTCCGGAAGCCGCTCGGCGAGGGCGGCTCGGGCCGTCATCAGGCGGCCCGCCGCAGCCGGGGTGCTGGCCTCGGTCTCGGCTGCGGTCTCCGGAAGGTCCAGGCCGACCCCGTCGTACAGGAGCAGTGTGCGCCGGTAGGCCGGAGGCAGGTCGAGCAGCGCGTCGGACAACGCCCGCCCGACCGGCTCCGTGGGCGGGGCGTCGGTGTACCGGTGCGCGCGGCGCATCCGGTGCCAGGGGGACAGCGCGTACTCGTACGCGGCGGCCCGCACCCAGCCGGCCGGGTCACGGTCGACGGCCACCTCGGGCCAGCGGTGCCAGGCTAGTTGGAAGGCGCGCTCCACGGACTCGCGGGCCAGCGCGCGGCGTCGGGTCAGGAGATAGGTCTGCCGGACGAGGCCGGGGGCGGTCCGGGCGTACAGCTCGTCGAACGCGTCGGCCGGCGCGAAGTCCCGCGCGTCGGGGGGCTCGGGGGCGGCGCTCTCCTCCGCCTCCGCCCCCGCTTCCGCCTGAGCCGCCGCGGCCGGGCCCGCCCCCGCCGCCTCTTCCGCCGGAGCCGCAGCCGTGACCGGAGCCGTTGCCTTCGCTTTCACGGCTCCGGGGGCCGCCACACGTCCCGCCACCGGCTTCGGGGCCTCCGGGGGAGGCTCCGCCCCGCGCCCCACCCCCCGCTTCGGGGCCGCTACGGGAGGCTCCGCGACCGGCCCCGTCACCGGCTTCGGGGGTGCCGCCGTCTTCACCGCCTCTGTCTTCACCGCCGCCTTCGTCCCCGGCGCAGCCACCTTCACCGGCTCCGGCTCTGGCTTCGGCTTCGGCTCCGGCTCCGGCTCCGGCTCCGGGGCGATGATCTTGGCGTACAGCGCGCGCTTGCGGCCGCGCGGGCTCGTGCGCCCCGTCTCCCAGGAGCGCACGGTGGCGCGCGTGACCCCCACGGCCGCCGCCACCTGCTCCTCGCTCAGCGCTTTCGTCTCGCGCAGCCGGCGACGCTCCTTGGGCGAGGGCAGCGGCTCCGCGGCGCCCTCGTCGGTCGTGCTCCGGGTCATGGACGACCCCCGGCCCCATCGCACGCGGAGAAAAAGTACATAAACGTATATTGAGCGACACAGAGGCTGTTTCGCGCGTTACGCGCATTGAGCGCGTGTCGTTGGCAGCATGGGCCGCGTGACCCACATGACGCAGCGCGGCCCGCTGGTGACGGCCGATCGGAACCGCACCCTGGCCCTGGCCTCCGCCCTGGTACGGGGAGCCGTCGCCGCCGGACTCGGCCTCGGGGCGCTGGCGGTCCTGGTCACGGTGGTCTGGATCAGCTCCCCCCACCCGGACAGCGGACCGGGCGGGGCATGGCGCGTGGCCGCCGGGGTCTGGCTGCTCGCGCACGGTGCCGGAGTCGTGCGCCCCGACACCCTGAGCGGCGTTCCGGCCCCCGTGGGCGTGGTGCCGCTGCTGCTCGTGGTGGGGCCGGTCTGGCTGGCGCACCGCGCGGCGCGCGATGCGGCGGAGCCGGAGGAGGGGCGGTCCAGACTGTCGCGCGCGGGCGCGTTCGGCGCGGTGACCGCCGGATACCTGCTGGTCGTCGCGGGCGCGGCGGCCTACGCGCGCGGCGGAGCGCTGCGCGCGGACCCGGACACGCTGGTGTTCCCGGTGGTGCTGGTGGTGGCCGGTGCGGCGGCGGCCGGTGTGTGGACGGCGGCCGGACGGCCGCTCGGGCCTCTGCCGTCCTGGTCGCCCCTGGCCCTCCAGGAAGCCGCCGCACGGACGCTGTTCCGGGACCGGGCCGAGGCGGCGTGCCGGTCGGCGGCGGTGGGCCTGGCGGTGCTGCTCGGTGGCGGG
Proteins encoded in this window:
- a CDS encoding DUF5682 family protein yields the protein MTTPAGPATSASFAGPAASVPPAGPAASAVPAGPWLLGVRHHGPGSARAVLAALAAARPAAVLIEGPPEGDALLPLAADPAMRPPVALLAHAVDDPGRASFWPMAAFSPEWVAIRWALDHEVPVRFIDLPAANSLALTAPAPRAPAPGAEDGPAPGESPEDEVTPVVDPIRVLAETAGYDDPERWWEDVVEHRSPVGGNGSGNRSAPGHDGGAADGSDPSGALAPFAALEEAMSALREAYGDGGQPHDAVREAYMRIHLRTARKEFGDAVAVVCGAWHVPALAARTTLAADRALLKGLPKVRTDLTWVPWTHRRLARHSGYGAGIDAPGWYGHLFAAADRPVERWMTKVAGLLREEDRPVSTAHVIEAVRLAETLAALRGRPLAGLGETTDAVRAVMCEGSDVPLALVRDRLIVGDALGEVPDSAPAVPLQRDLTRSARTLRLKPEASERDLDLDLRKENDAARSRLLHRLRLLDVPWGDPVAGRGGTGTFRESWRLSWEPELSVRVAEAGVWGTTVLTAATAKAESRAGAATALADVTALAEHCLLADLPDALPVVMQALADRAALDADVGHLADALPALARSLRYGDVRSTDTAALAEVAAGIAERICVGLPPACAGLDADGAEALRRRVEAVHGAIGLLAAGAAPVAGLRERWDAVLHKLAARDTVAGVIRGRAARLLLDEGRLAEDEAGRLMGRALSPGTPPADAAAWVEGFVGGASGGGMLLVHDERLLALVDAWLAGIPADRFTDVLPLLRRTFSAYEPGVRRTLGELVRRGPVPEGARRDGAGRPTGGYGPGLDRARADAVEPVLRLLLGHPAEPVEAVR
- a CDS encoding VWA domain-containing protein, with amino-acid sequence MTTTTRAYPDPTDPTGETMEPPMPTTRPTPTVRRTATTRPTPTAHPAAAARAPGGTDAERLRRWRMVLGADSAESTGRTLTGQDAAMDGALNALYGGGADTKPGGRGSGGRAAGLGASAPSVARWLGDIRTYFPGSVVQVMQRDAIDRLGLAALLLEPEMLEAVEPDVHLVGTLLSLGKAMPETTRETARAVVRKVVEELEKRWESRTRATLSGALDRSARISRPGHRAIDWDRTIRANLKNYLTVPGRDGAAATGTVVPERLIGHGRAARSVKKDIILCIDQSGSMAASVVHASVFGAVLASMRTLSTRLVVFDTAVVDLTDQLDDPVDVLFGTQLGGGTDINRALAYCQSRITRPADTVVVLISDLYEGGIRDQMLKRVAAMKASGVQFVTLLALSDEGTPAYDHEHAAALGALGTPAFACTPDLFPDVMAAAIEKRPLPLPDRDTLS
- the sucC gene encoding ADP-forming succinate--CoA ligase subunit beta, translated to MDLFEYQARDLFAKHGVPVLAGEVIDTPEAAREATEKLGGKSVVKAQVKVGGRGKAGGVKLAADPDEAVARATDILGMDIKGHTVHKVMIAELSPEIEAEYYVSYLLDRTNRTFLAMASVQGGMDIEEVAEKTPEALAKVPVDSNSGVDIAKAREIVALAKFPADVAEGVAEAMVTLWDTFVAEDALLVEVNPLVKTKDGRILALDGKVSLDENADFRQPDHEALEDKDAADPLEAAAKAKNLNYVKLDGEVGIIGNGAGLVMSTLDVVAYAGENHGNVKPANFLDIGGGASAEVMANGLEIILGDPDVKSVFVNVFGGITACDEVANGIVQALALLESKGEKVEKPLVVRLDGNNAELGRKILSDANHPLVQRVDTMDGAADKAAELAAAAK
- the sucD gene encoding succinate--CoA ligase subunit alpha; translation: MAIFLTKDSKVIVQGMTGATGMKHTKLMLGDGTNIVGGVNPRKAGTSVDFDGTEVPVFGSVKEAMEKTGANVSVLFVPPAFSKAAVVEAIDAEIPLAVVITEGIAVHDSAAFWAYANEKGNKTRIIGPNCPGLITPGQSNAGIIPGDITKPGRIGLVSKSGTLTYQMMYELRDIGFSSAVGIGGDPVIGTTHIDALAAFEADPETDLIVMIGEIGGDAEERAADFIKANVTKPVVGYVAGFTAPEGKTMGHAGAIVSGSSGTAQAKKEALEAAGVKVGKTPTETAKLAREILGA
- a CDS encoding helix-turn-helix domain-containing protein, giving the protein MTRSTTDEGAAEPLPSPKERRRLRETKALSEEQVAAAVGVTRATVRSWETGRTSPRGRKRALYAKIIAPEPEPEPEPKPKPEPEPVKVAAPGTKAAVKTEAVKTAAPPKPVTGPVAEPPVAAPKRGVGRGAEPPPEAPKPVAGRVAAPGAVKAKATAPVTAAAPAEEAAGAGPAAAAQAEAGAEAEESAAPEPPDARDFAPADAFDELYARTAPGLVRQTYLLTRRRALARESVERAFQLAWHRWPEVAVDRDPAGWVRAAAYEYALSPWHRMRRAHRYTDAPPTEPVGRALSDALLDLPPAYRRTLLLYDGVGLDLPETAAETEASTPAAAGRLMTARAALAERLPELAGAGSPAEQSALLHDRLGGLARAEDVPVPRPADAVRAGGENRARLWTRAAVAGVALLMLVTGLTLHTAPTHYEQPIAPAERVGGVPPRGGPQQLTPQDLELQKSLREQMAHGPERLVPEPR